From Acinetobacter sp. ASP199, the proteins below share one genomic window:
- a CDS encoding ferredoxin--NADP reductase has translation MSIEKFSLEKVLSVHRWTNTLFSFTMTRPAHFKFTAGQFARIGLKVGDELVVRAYSVVSSPFDETLEFFSIVVPEGKFTSNLQYLKVGDELHLEKIPYGYLTLARYQLPLPQDLWLLGTGTGLAPFLSMLQDFETWNNYKQINLVYSVRTQAELAYVERIQEIAESFGEGHSGFKFIPIITRDPEAALHDRLPILIANGELEKAAGIQLNPETSHVMLCGNPDMVEDTKEALKARGLTMNRRGEGNIAVENYW, from the coding sequence ATGTCTATTGAAAAATTTAGCCTAGAAAAGGTTTTATCTGTACACCGTTGGACCAATACGCTGTTTAGTTTCACCATGACCAGACCTGCACATTTCAAGTTTACCGCAGGACAGTTTGCGCGTATTGGCTTGAAGGTAGGAGATGAGCTGGTCGTTCGGGCATATTCGGTGGTGTCATCGCCTTTCGATGAAACTCTGGAATTTTTCTCAATTGTCGTGCCTGAAGGTAAATTTACCTCGAATTTACAATACCTTAAAGTAGGTGATGAACTCCATCTGGAAAAAATTCCTTATGGCTATCTGACCCTGGCACGTTACCAGTTACCATTACCACAAGATTTATGGTTACTGGGAACAGGCACAGGCTTGGCGCCATTCCTATCTATGCTGCAAGACTTTGAAACCTGGAATAACTATAAGCAAATTAATCTGGTTTATAGCGTGCGCACGCAAGCTGAACTGGCCTATGTGGAACGTATTCAGGAAATTGCAGAAAGCTTTGGTGAAGGACATAGCGGCTTTAAATTTATTCCAATTATTACCCGTGATCCTGAAGCGGCACTGCATGACCGTCTACCGATTCTGATTGCAAATGGTGAACTGGAAAAGGCCGCAGGTATACAGCTTAATCCTGAAACCAGCCATGTCATGCTCTGCGGTAACCCGGATATGGTGGAAGATACCAAAGAAGCATTAAAAGCACGTGGTTTGACCATGAACCGCCGTGGTGAAGGAAATATTGCAGTCGAGAATTATTGGTAA
- the gigC gene encoding LysR family transcriptional regulator GigC: protein MRMTLRQLAVFVAVAQEGTVTKASDAVKLTQSAASMALADLEDGLGAPLFDRLGKRLQLNDLGRFLLPQALEILGRCDAFEQAAKGELQSIDLRLGATLTISDYLMPDLMADFLKIQPQAHLQLQVGNTRQMIEAVNQFQLDLALIEGSCHLPQLQCIHWRDDELAVCCAPDHPLAQLNRPLTAEDFKTVEWILREEGSGTREVFDNAILQDVPDANIRLTLGHNEAILKIVAGGLGMSCISKLAIEPLREKGQLVVLNTPFWSLTRPLFMLVHRQKYQGPGLKAFMKFCEA from the coding sequence ATGCGCATGACTCTACGCCAGTTGGCTGTTTTTGTAGCAGTTGCTCAAGAAGGTACCGTCACCAAAGCCAGTGATGCAGTCAAACTCACCCAAAGTGCGGCGAGTATGGCTTTAGCAGATTTAGAAGATGGTCTTGGTGCGCCTTTATTCGACCGTCTGGGCAAGCGTTTACAGCTCAATGACTTAGGTCGTTTTCTTCTCCCGCAAGCGCTTGAAATTCTTGGTCGCTGTGATGCTTTTGAACAGGCAGCCAAAGGTGAATTGCAAAGTATTGACCTGCGTCTCGGTGCGACCCTAACTATTTCTGACTATCTGATGCCGGACCTGATGGCGGATTTTCTGAAAATCCAGCCACAGGCACACTTGCAACTTCAGGTGGGTAATACCCGCCAGATGATTGAAGCTGTGAACCAGTTCCAGCTGGATCTTGCGCTGATTGAAGGTTCCTGTCACTTGCCACAGCTGCAATGTATCCACTGGCGTGATGATGAACTCGCAGTCTGCTGTGCTCCAGATCATCCACTTGCTCAGTTAAACCGTCCACTGACTGCAGAAGACTTCAAAACTGTAGAGTGGATTCTGCGTGAAGAAGGTTCAGGAACGCGTGAAGTTTTTGACAATGCCATTCTACAAGATGTTCCAGATGCCAATATCCGTCTAACACTCGGTCATAACGAGGCAATCCTGAAGATTGTTGCGGGTGGCTTAGGTATGTCATGTATTTCTAAACTGGCAATTGAACCATTGCGTGAGAAAGGCCAGTTAGTGGTCCTTAATACACCATTCTGGTCCCTGACCCGTCCATTGTTTATGCTGGTACATCGTCAAAAGTACCAAGGGCCAGGTTTAAAAGCTTTTATGAAATTCTGTGAAGCCTAA
- a CDS encoding cold shock domain-containing protein — MFLEGKIKTYNEERGFGFIEIVGESKDLFFHIKDFPNKNVPPKVGESLKFRKVQDGDKFKADNIVRLDLKTETPRHTPQSRALQNKPRVSRQRQHTQEKKNNFTSYIGILIILGLAYAVYNKYQDWQSSKAPTVEVQRIVEEPHVQQNFSCDGRQHCSQMGSYEEALYFVQNCPNTKMDGDGDGIPCENDSRW; from the coding sequence ATGTTTTTAGAGGGGAAGATCAAGACCTATAACGAAGAACGAGGTTTTGGTTTTATTGAAATCGTAGGAGAGTCAAAGGACTTATTCTTTCATATTAAAGACTTTCCAAATAAAAATGTACCACCAAAAGTTGGGGAAAGTTTAAAATTCCGTAAAGTGCAGGATGGAGACAAGTTTAAAGCGGACAATATTGTACGTTTGGATCTTAAAACAGAAACCCCTCGACATACGCCACAATCCCGAGCACTACAAAATAAGCCACGTGTTAGTCGTCAGCGTCAACATACTCAAGAGAAGAAAAACAACTTCACAAGCTACATAGGAATTTTGATTATTCTTGGCTTAGCCTATGCGGTCTATAACAAATATCAGGACTGGCAAAGTAGTAAAGCACCGACAGTAGAAGTACAGCGTATAGTTGAAGAACCACACGTACAGCAGAACTTTAGCTGTGATGGACGACAGCATTGTAGTCAAATGGGGTCATATGAAGAGGCTTTATACTTTGTGCAAAACTGTCCAAATACTAAAATGGATGGGGATGGTGATGGTATCCCATGTGAAAATGATTCCCGCTGGTAA
- a CDS encoding excalibur calcium-binding domain-containing protein, which yields MQLNGEIISFNAHQRRGYIYTEGYPEILYRQIDLPLGYILPNVGEKLSFTLNDKDGNLFASDITRPEIQVTPGYKAKLKAIQHHLSMLYLEQPKSKRKQIWMGAIAICVLSLALLVYAISSTFQEFQQNKTQQFQLVQQQAIEQQRAELGEIAEPGLSEEARRNLDAKVYGTVRERSATVTAGIDKLNGLQPASSGKFKCDERKFCHEMRTYSEALYFQKHCRGARLDNNGNGIPCENDIRWIKKD from the coding sequence ATGCAATTAAATGGGGAAATTATCAGTTTTAACGCGCACCAGCGCCGCGGATATATCTATACCGAAGGCTATCCTGAAATTCTGTATCGTCAGATTGATCTTCCTCTAGGTTATATTCTGCCAAATGTAGGTGAAAAGCTCAGTTTCACTTTAAATGATAAAGATGGGAATTTGTTTGCAAGTGATATTACTCGTCCTGAGATTCAGGTAACTCCAGGCTATAAAGCAAAGTTAAAAGCGATTCAGCATCACTTATCTATGCTGTATCTGGAACAGCCAAAATCCAAGCGTAAGCAAATTTGGATGGGTGCGATTGCTATATGTGTTTTGAGCTTGGCCTTACTTGTATATGCGATAAGCAGTACCTTCCAAGAATTTCAACAGAATAAAACCCAGCAATTCCAGTTAGTGCAACAACAAGCGATCGAACAGCAAAGGGCAGAATTAGGTGAGATTGCTGAACCGGGTTTATCCGAAGAGGCTAGACGGAATTTGGATGCTAAGGTTTATGGTACAGTGAGAGAACGTTCTGCAACAGTAACTGCAGGGATTGATAAATTAAACGGTTTACAACCTGCGAGTAGTGGAAAGTTCAAATGTGATGAACGAAAATTTTGTCATGAAATGCGAACCTACTCAGAGGCTTTATATTTCCAAAAACATTGCCGTGGGGCGAGACTGGATAACAACGGTAATGGAATCCCTTGTGAAAATGATATTCGTTGGATAAAAAAAGACTAA
- a CDS encoding cold shock domain-containing protein: MSNEQYLGKVKQYNSEKGFGFIGCAEGDVFFHISDFPADGQEPKRHDRVKFNVVKNGDKYKAIKIERVEDKSKKAKKAKAVAVNTSITSELLSNLKR, from the coding sequence ATGAGCAACGAACAATATCTAGGTAAGGTAAAACAATATAATTCTGAAAAAGGCTTTGGTTTTATTGGTTGTGCTGAAGGAGATGTATTTTTCCATATTTCGGATTTTCCAGCAGATGGCCAAGAACCAAAACGTCATGATCGGGTAAAATTTAACGTGGTCAAAAATGGCGATAAGTACAAAGCCATTAAAATTGAACGTGTTGAAGATAAATCCAAGAAAGCGAAAAAAGCCAAGGCTGTCGCTGTAAATACCTCAATCACTTCAGAATTATTATCTAACTTAAAACGTTAA
- the upp gene encoding uracil phosphoribosyltransferase gives MAIHEIRHPLIRHKLGLLRRANISTKNFRELAQEVTMLLTYEATKDLPVVEHEIDGWNGSVTVERIAGKKITVVPILRAGIGMLDGFLNLIPSAKVSVLGLERDEETLEARTYYKKLVPDVQNRIAMIIDPMLATGSSLVAAIDVLKASGCKDIRVMVLVAAPEGIKRVEEAHPDVVIFTAAVDNGLNEHGYIVPGLGDAGDKIFGSVQKD, from the coding sequence GTGGCAATCCATGAAATCCGTCATCCTTTAATCCGACATAAGCTCGGTTTACTTCGTCGTGCAAACATCAGTACCAAGAACTTCCGTGAGCTGGCTCAAGAAGTAACCATGCTTTTGACTTATGAAGCGACTAAAGATCTTCCTGTTGTTGAACATGAAATTGATGGTTGGAACGGCTCAGTCACTGTAGAGCGTATTGCTGGTAAGAAAATTACAGTAGTGCCAATTCTGCGTGCCGGTATTGGTATGCTGGATGGCTTCCTGAACCTGATTCCTAGCGCTAAAGTATCTGTATTAGGTCTTGAGCGTGATGAAGAAACTTTAGAAGCACGTACTTACTATAAAAAACTGGTACCAGACGTACAAAACCGTATTGCGATGATTATCGATCCAATGCTGGCTACAGGTTCTTCTTTGGTGGCTGCGATTGATGTATTGAAAGCAAGTGGCTGTAAAGACATTCGTGTGATGGTCCTGGTAGCTGCACCTGAAGGCATTAAACGTGTTGAAGAAGCACATCCAGATGTAGTGATCTTCACGGCTGCGGTTGATAATGGCTTGAACGAACATGGTTATATCGTTCCGGGTCTTGGCGATGCGGGTGACAAGATTTTTGGTTCAGTTCAAAAAGATTAA
- the nuoN gene encoding NADH-quinone oxidoreductase subunit NuoN has product MNFTMSFSELMPLAPVMIVALTAIVAMLVTAVKRNHNLVATTTVIGLNLAALYMIFVLLAGKFAPANVMNLFIVDPFTMLYQFVIIVAALACSTLSHAYIDSYKDNREELYILMLCSVAGAMLMVASTHYASFFISLELMSIPVYGLLAYTHQRSQSLEAGVKYLVLSATASAMLLMGMAYIYAFTGTLNFTAEPGKMFSAFSQPAVVIGLALIVFAVAFKLSLAPFHKWTPDVYAGAPSPVATFLATVAKVAMLGLFVRYVLSSGLILADSFVTIITILAVLSILAGNLLAVKQVNLKRILAYSSIAHFGYVLVAIVSARNSDFLQVQGFATFESVNVYIITYVLTTIGAFGVVTLMSSPYNNTDEAGSLAEYRGLFWRRPVLTAVLTVMMLSLAGIPLTAGFIGKFLVVKTAVAGESWFLAAMVIIGSGIGLYYYLRVMVVMYMTPPETPRLDAVNHWGQKVGGIMVLAVAALVLILGVYPDPMIAFSKFAFFAISPELQQFIFTLVQSGYN; this is encoded by the coding sequence ATGAACTTCACAATGTCTTTTTCTGAGCTTATGCCCCTAGCACCTGTGATGATCGTGGCATTGACTGCGATCGTTGCAATGCTGGTGACAGCAGTTAAGCGTAACCACAACCTGGTTGCGACTACGACAGTTATTGGTTTAAACCTGGCTGCGTTATATATGATCTTCGTCCTGTTGGCGGGTAAATTTGCACCTGCCAACGTGATGAACCTGTTTATCGTAGATCCGTTTACGATGCTGTACCAATTTGTGATCATTGTGGCTGCACTTGCGTGTAGCACATTGTCACATGCGTATATTGATAGCTATAAAGACAACCGCGAAGAACTCTACATCTTGATGTTGTGTTCGGTTGCGGGTGCAATGTTGATGGTTGCGAGCACACATTATGCTTCATTCTTCATCAGCCTTGAGTTAATGTCGATTCCGGTTTACGGCTTGTTGGCGTATACACATCAACGTTCTCAGTCGCTTGAAGCGGGTGTGAAATACCTTGTATTGTCAGCAACTGCATCTGCAATGCTGCTGATGGGTATGGCGTACATCTATGCTTTCACAGGTACGCTGAACTTCACTGCTGAACCAGGCAAAATGTTCTCTGCATTTAGCCAGCCAGCTGTGGTCATCGGTCTTGCGTTAATTGTCTTTGCTGTGGCATTCAAATTATCGCTTGCACCATTCCACAAGTGGACACCAGACGTATATGCAGGTGCTCCATCACCAGTTGCAACTTTCCTCGCGACTGTTGCAAAAGTGGCAATGTTGGGTCTGTTCGTGCGTTATGTATTGTCTTCAGGTTTAATTCTGGCAGACAGCTTCGTAACCATCATTACGATCCTTGCAGTGCTTTCTATTCTTGCTGGTAACTTGCTGGCAGTGAAACAGGTGAACTTGAAACGTATCCTTGCATACTCTTCAATTGCTCACTTCGGTTATGTACTAGTTGCCATCGTTTCTGCACGTAACTCTGACTTCCTGCAAGTCCAGGGCTTCGCAACATTTGAAAGCGTGAACGTTTATATCATCACTTATGTGTTGACTACAATCGGTGCATTCGGTGTGGTAACCCTGATGTCTAGTCCGTATAACAACACGGATGAAGCAGGTAGTCTGGCTGAGTACCGTGGTCTGTTCTGGCGCCGTCCAGTATTGACTGCTGTATTAACTGTGATGATGTTGTCTCTAGCGGGTATTCCATTAACAGCGGGCTTTATCGGTAAGTTCCTGGTGGTGAAAACTGCGGTAGCGGGCGAGTCTTGGTTCCTTGCTGCCATGGTGATCATTGGTTCAGGTATTGGTCTGTACTACTACCTGCGTGTAATGGTAGTAATGTATATGACTCCGCCAGAAACCCCTCGTCTTGACGCTGTAAATCACTGGGGTCAAAAAGTGGGTGGTATCATGGTGTTGGCAGTGGCTGCACTGGTACTGATTCTAGGTGTTTACCCAGATCCAATGATTGCATTCTCTAAGTTTGCTTTCTTTGCAATCTCACCTGAGCTTCAGCAGTTTATTTTCACTTTGGTTCAAAGTGGTTATAACTAA